A genomic segment from Agelaius phoeniceus isolate bAgePho1 chromosome 2, bAgePho1.hap1, whole genome shotgun sequence encodes:
- the GPALPP1 gene encoding GPALPP motifs-containing protein 1, translating into MARQLIGPALPPGFPRRAEAEPGEDFSQVAGPALPPDYKSSCSSETPDSDDDSESLPQPRDTNRDSEEETEGDPAPKKPKRIHEDDDDDGFFGPALPPGFKKQDDSPERPIIGPALPPGFRKASEDTRSSRCFIGPSVPSESRPQLTDSSEDEDNLIGPMPAKGPAESDVAKEFERRAQRMKEKLTAADSDEPKQVTRESWMTELPPELKSFGFGPRTFKRRADDKSGDRSIWTDTPADRERKAKEREEAKKSSSKDNEEMVLSGRDKRLIEQVTSYNESKRSESLMDIHQKKLKSKASEEKSKPQERRPFDREQDLKVNRFDEAQKKALIKKSRDLNSKFEHSKGNMFL; encoded by the exons TTGCAGGACCAGCACTGCCTCCAGACTACAAAAGCAGCTGTAGCTCAGAAACTCCTGACAGTGATGACGACTCAGAATCTCTTCCTCAACCCAGAGACACAAACAGAGATTCTGAAGAAGAGACAGAAGGAGATCCAGCACCCAA AAAGCCAAAAAGAATTCATGAagacgatgatgatgatggctTTTTTGGGCCAGCTCTTCCTCCTGGATTTAAAAAACAGGATGATTCTCCAGAGAG GCCCATTATAGGTCCTGCATTACCACCTGGCTTTAGGAAAGCTTCAGAGGACACCAGAAGTAGCAGATGTTTCATAGGACCGTCTGTTCCATCAGAATCCCGTCCCCAG CTGACAGATAGTAGTGAGGATGAAGACAATTTAATAGGCCCAATGCCTGCAAAAGGACCAGCGGAGTCTGATGTGGCTAAAGAGTTTGAACGCAGAGCTcagagaatgaaagaaaagcttACTGCAGCAGACAGT GATGAACCCAAACAAGTTACCAGGGAATCATGGATGACAGAGCTTCCACCTGAGTTGAAAAGCTTTGGATTTGGCCCAAGAACATTCAAGAGACGAGCTGATGACAAATCAGGTGATAGATCTATTTGGACAGATACTCCAGctgacagagagagaaaagccaAG gaaagagaagaggcaAAAAAGTCAAGCAGTAAGGATAATGAAGAAATGGTATTATCTGGGAGGGACAAGAGGCTTATTGAGCAGGTGACTTCTTACAAT gagtcaaagagGTCAGAGTCTCTCATGGACATCCACCAGAAAAAGCTGAAGAGCAAAGCATCTGAAGAAAAGAGCAAACCTCAGGAAAGAAGGCCATTTGACCGAGAGCAGGACCTCAAAGTCAATCGCTTTGATGAAGCACAAAAGAAAGCTCTTATAAAGAAATCCAGAGATCTGAATAGTAAATTTGAGCACAGTAAAGGCAACATGTTTTTATAA